A genomic segment from Pseudomonas sp. M30-35 encodes:
- a CDS encoding metal-dependent hydrolase, producing MDSITQVVLGASIQGALLGRWQGRKALLYGGLLGTLPDMDVLIHYGDAVAQMTYHRGFSHSIFVLSGVALLLTLLVRRFQPNPDYSSQRLLLTIWLVLATHPLLDSFTSYGTQLFWPMTSTPIAWSSIFIIDPLYTVPLLAAVILGLIYGLRDKVAKAPAIALVISTAYLASSLVGKNVAEHRVETELAHQGIQAQQIFSSPTPFNTLLWRVIVLDGDDYYEALSGWLDSAPPTLERIPLGTEQGKALANSPALARLSWFTDGVLRYDRIDDRLIVTDLRLGMTGFHPFRFDFAHWQDGKWQIQDEIQRWPVARGDLNRLKLLWTRIWQPQTPIPLASWASELSKPLVSQTR from the coding sequence ATGGATTCAATTACACAGGTCGTGCTTGGCGCTAGCATTCAAGGTGCATTGCTGGGCCGCTGGCAAGGCCGCAAGGCACTGTTGTACGGCGGGCTGCTCGGCACCCTGCCGGATATGGATGTGCTCATTCACTATGGCGATGCAGTCGCGCAAATGACCTACCATCGCGGCTTTAGCCATTCGATCTTCGTCCTCAGCGGCGTGGCGTTATTACTAACCTTGCTAGTGCGGCGCTTTCAGCCCAATCCCGATTATTCCAGCCAGCGTTTGTTGCTGACGATCTGGCTAGTGTTGGCCACTCATCCTCTTCTCGACAGTTTCACCAGCTACGGCACGCAGCTGTTCTGGCCGATGACCTCGACACCCATTGCCTGGTCGAGCATTTTCATCATCGACCCGCTCTACACCGTGCCATTGCTTGCAGCAGTGATACTCGGGCTAATTTACGGGCTGCGCGACAAAGTCGCCAAAGCGCCCGCTATCGCGCTGGTAATTTCGACCGCGTACCTTGCTTCAAGTCTGGTCGGCAAAAACGTTGCCGAGCATCGCGTTGAGACTGAGCTCGCACACCAGGGTATTCAGGCTCAGCAAATATTCAGCTCGCCGACACCATTCAATACCTTGTTGTGGCGGGTGATCGTGCTTGATGGCGATGATTACTACGAGGCGCTGTCTGGCTGGCTTGATAGCGCGCCACCCACACTTGAACGCATTCCGCTGGGCACCGAGCAGGGTAAAGCGCTAGCCAATTCACCAGCGTTGGCCCGTCTTAGCTGGTTCACAGATGGCGTATTGCGTTATGACCGAATTGATGACCGCCTGATCGTCACTGACCTGCGTTTGGGGATGACCGGCTTTCACCCGTTTCGCTTCGACTTTGCCCACTGGCAGGACGGTAAGTGGCAGATTCAGGATGAGATCCAGCGCTGGCCAGTTGCCCGTGGCGACCTGAACCGCCTGAAGCTACTGTGGACGCGTATCTGGCAGCCACAAACGCCTATTCCACTGGCGAGCTGGGCCAGTGAACTGAGCAAGCCATTGGTCAGCCAAACCCGTTGA